Proteins encoded together in one Deinococcus hopiensis KR-140 window:
- the pilO gene encoding type 4a pilus biogenesis protein PilO, translating into MSASSVPARAALPKLAPRSLFLIVLAACALLLIAWYFGRFQPRKNEVVQLQGDLDLLRTQAETYRAAQRGLPALRKTVAGLQVESEQFLRALPPTTQFGDVLDEMRQDVYASGAEMTAYTTQAAQISGLPAGVRPLSVNLGITGQFAEVFRALRSIETMNRFTTVSGLSLTLPKATSFNPQLTSTLNLTVYTFDPTQAGATPGTAPAAPGAAPGAAPAPAAAPQGGNQ; encoded by the coding sequence ATGTCCGCTAGTTCTGTTCCCGCCCGGGCCGCGCTGCCCAAGCTCGCTCCGCGGTCACTCTTCCTGATCGTGCTGGCCGCCTGCGCCCTGCTTCTGATCGCGTGGTATTTCGGCCGTTTCCAGCCCCGCAAGAACGAGGTCGTGCAGCTGCAGGGTGACCTCGACCTGCTGCGAACCCAGGCCGAAACCTACCGCGCCGCACAGCGCGGCCTGCCGGCCCTCAGGAAGACAGTCGCCGGGCTGCAGGTCGAGAGTGAGCAGTTCCTGCGCGCCCTGCCGCCTACGACCCAGTTCGGCGACGTGCTCGATGAGATGCGCCAGGACGTGTACGCTTCCGGGGCAGAGATGACGGCCTACACCACGCAGGCCGCGCAGATCAGCGGCCTCCCGGCGGGCGTGCGGCCCCTCAGCGTGAACCTGGGCATCACCGGGCAGTTTGCCGAGGTCTTCCGGGCCCTGCGCTCCATCGAGACCATGAACCGCTTCACGACCGTGAGCGGCCTCAGCCTGACGCTGCCGAAGGCCACCTCCTTTAACCCCCAGCTGACCAGCACGCTCAACCTCACCGTGTACACCTTCGATCCGACGCAGGCGGGGGCAACGCCAGGCACCGCCCCCGCTGCTCCGGGCGCTGCTCCTGGTGCTGCGCCGGCTCCGGCAGCCGCACCTCAGGGAGGCAACCAGTGA